A window of the Thunnus albacares chromosome 15, fThuAlb1.1, whole genome shotgun sequence genome harbors these coding sequences:
- the eif4eb gene encoding eukaryotic translation initiation factor 4eb → MPPSAGGVESAEDQPASGGTQRMCAAGSSRCTAQSNQQKTVLTQICKMATAEPETNPSPPQPEEDGAEQTGQEIVSPEAYIKHPLQNKWSLWFFKNDKSKTWQANLRLISKFDTVEDFWALYNHIQLSSNLMSGCDYSLFKDGIEPMWEDERNKRGGRWLITLNKQQRRSDLDRFWLETLLCLVGEAFDDYSDDVCGAVVNIRTKGDKIAVWTSDYENREAVTHIGRVYKERLGLPMKMTIGYQSHADTATKSGSTTKNKFVV, encoded by the exons ATGCCTCCGTCTGCAGGAGGGGTGGAGTCGGCGGAGGATCAGCCAGCCAGCGGCGGCACACAGCGCATGTGCGCAGCGGGGTCGTCACGTTGCACAGCTCAGTCCAATCAACAGAAAACTGTCCTAACACAGATTTGTAAGATGGCGACCGCCGAACCG GAAACCAACCCAAGTCCACCCCAGCCTGAGGAAGATGGAGCTGAGCAGACCGGACAGGAGATTGTGAGCCCAGAGGCCTACATCAAACACCCCCTCCAGAACAA ATGGTCTCTCTGGTTCTTCAAGAATGACAAGAGCAAAACATGGCAGGCCAACCTGCGACTCATCTCCAAATTTGACACAGTTGAAGATTTCTGGGC TCTCTACAACCATATCCAGTTGTCAAGCAACCTCATGTCAGGCTGCGATTACTCTCTTTTTAAG GACGGCATTGAACCCATGTgggaggatgagaggaacaaGCGTGGCGGGCGCTGGCTGATCACACTCAacaagcagcagaggagatcagACCTGGACCGCTTCTGGCTGGAAACT CTCCTGTGCTTAGTCGGAGAGGCCTTTGACGACTACAGCGACGATGTCTGCGGAGCTGTGGTCAACATTCGCACAAAAGGAGACAAAATAGCCGTCTGGACATCAGACTACGAGAACCGGGAAGCTGTAACACACATAGG GAGAGTTTACAAGGAGCGCTTGGGCCTTCCCATGAAGATGACCATCGGCTACCAATCTCACGCAGACACAGCTACCAAAAGCGGTTCAACCACCAAGAACAAATTTGTTGTTTGA
- the LOC122998985 gene encoding alcohol dehydrogenase class-3 chain L: MATTGKVIRCRAAVAWEAGKPLVMEEVEVAPPKAGEVRLKIVATGICHTDSYTLSGSDPEGVFPVVLGHEGAGIVESVGEGVTKFQTGDTVIPLYVPQCGECKFCKNPKTNLCQKIRLTQGKGLMPDGTTRFSCKGKSLFHFMGCSTFSEYTVVAEISLAKVNHKAPLDKVCLLGCGITTGYGAAINTAKVEAKSTCAVFGLGALGLAAIMGCKAAGATRIIGIDLNPDKFKTAREFGATDVVNPKDHSKPIQEVLVEMTDGGVDYSFECVGNVAIMRAALEACHKGWGTSVIIGVAAAGQEISTRPFQLVTGRTWKGTAFGGYKSVDSVPKLVEEYMNKRLKVDEFVTHTLPFEKITDGFDLMHAGKCIRVVLQF; encoded by the exons ATGGCAACTACAGGGAAG GTAATCCGGTGCAGAGCTGCAGTAGCATGGGAGGCTGGGAAACCCCTCGTGATGGAGGAAGTGGAGGTGGCGCCTCCTAAAGCTGGAGAGGTTCGCCTCAAG ATTGTGGCCACAGGGATCTGTCACACTGACTCCTACACACTGAGTGGCTCCGACCCTGAGGGAGTCTTCCCTGTAGTGCTGGGCCACGAGGGTGCTGGTATTGTGGAGAGTGTCGGAGAGGGAGTCACCAAGTTTCAAACAG GGGACACTGTCATACCCCTGTATGTCCCACAGTGTGGAGAGTGCAAGTTCTGTAAGAACCCCAAAACCAACTTGTGTCAAAAGATCAG GCTCACTCAGGGTAAAGGCTTGATGCCAGATGGGACGACCCGTTTCTCCTGCAAGGGCAAGAGCCTCTTCCACTTCATGGGCTGCAGCACATTCTCTGAGTACACAGTGGTGGCTGAGATCTCCCTGGCCAAAGTGAACCACAAGGCCCCTCTGGACAAAGTGTGTCTGCTGGGCTGTGGCATCACCACTGGGTATGGAGCCGCTATAAACACTGCCAAG GTGGAGGCCAAGTCAACCTGTGCAGTGTTTGGCCTGGGAGCACTGGGCCTCGCAGCAATCATGGGCTGTAAAGCAGCCGGGGCCACCAGGATTATTGGAATTGATCTCAACCCCGACAAGTTTAAAACCGCTCGCGAGTTTGGAGCCACAGACGTGGTGAACCCGAAGGACCACAGTAAGCCAATCCAAGAGGTCCTAGTAGAGATGACAGATGGAGGTGTGGACTACTCCTTTGAATGTGTGGGCAATGTGGCAATCATG AGGGCAGCCCTGGAGGCCTGCCATAAAGGATGGGGCACCAGCGTCATCATCGGTGTGGCAGCAGCCGGACAAGAGATTTCCACCCGACCCTTCCAGCTGGTGACTGGACGCACCTGGAAGGGCACTGCCTTTGGAG GTTACAAGAGTGTCGACAGTGTTCCCAAACTAGTGGAGGAGTATATGAACAAGAGGCTGAAAGTGGATGAATTTGTGACTCACACTCTGCCCTTTGAGAAGATCACCGACGGGTTTGATCTCATGCATGCTGGAAAATG CATTCGCGTCGTCCTCCAGTTCTAG
- the metap1 gene encoding methionine aminopeptidase 1 — MASTETRRECETDGCSKDAKLQCPTCIKLGIQGSYFCSQECFKGSWASHKLLHKKAKEDKNQNESKNCVENDINTDPWPGYRYTGKLRPYYPLTPMRPVPGDIQRPDYADHPRGMSESEQFLKGTSQIKILCPEDIEAMRVVCKLAREVLDIAAKMVKPGVTTEEIDHAVHLACIERNCYPSPLNYYNFPKSCCTSVNEVICHGIPDRRLLQDGDILNVDITVYHNSFHGDLNETFYVGEVDEGAKKLIQTTYECLMQAIDSVKPGVRYRELGNIIQKHAQANGFSVVRSYCGHGIHRLFHTAPNVPHYAKNKAVGVMKPGHVFTIEPMICEGGWQDETWPDGWTAVTRDGKRSAQFEHTLLVTETGCEILTRRLEDNGRAHFLTQIHHLP, encoded by the exons ATGGCGAGCACCGAGACTAGAAGGGAGTGTGAGACAGACGGCTGCAGCAAGGACGCCAAACTTCAGTGTCCCACATGTATTAAGCTTGGTATTCAAGGCTCCTATTTCTGTTCACAg GAATGTTTCAAGGGGAGCTGGGCATCTCACAAGTTGCTGCACAAAAAAGCAA AGGAAGACAAGAACCAGAATGAGTCCAAGAACTGTGTGGAGAACGACATCAACACAGACCCATGGCCAGGCTACCGCTATACAGGAAAACTACGCCCTTACTATCCACTG ACTCCCATGAGGCCCGTGCCCGGTGACATCCAAAGACCCGACTATGCTGATCATCCCAGAG GAATGTCTGAGTCCGAGCAGTTTCTGAAGGGGACGTCACAGATCAAGATCCTTTGTCCCGAAGACATCGAAGCCATGAGAGTGGTGTGCAAG CTGGCACGAGAAGTCCTAGACATCGCAGCCAAGATGGTGAAACCGGGCGTTACAACAGAAGAAATCGACCACGCCGTGCatctg GCTTGTATAGAAAGGAACTGCTACCCCTCCCCTCTAAACTACTACAACTTCCCCAAATCCTGCTGCACGTCTGTCAATGAGGTCATTTGCCATGGCATCCCGGACAGAAGACTACTACAGGACGGAGATATACTCAACG TGGACATCACCGTCTACCACAACAGTTTCCATGGTGACCTTAATGAAACCTTCTATGTCGGAGAGGTGGATGAAGGAGCGAAGAAGCTGATCCAGACCACCTATGAATGCCTTATGCAAGCCATCGACTCTG TGAAGCCTGGCGTTCGCTACAGAGAACTAGGTAACATCATCCAGAAGCACGCCCAGGCTAACGGCTTCTCTGTGGTGCGGAGCTACTGTGGCCACGGCATCCACAGACTTTTCCACACCGCTCCCAACGTGCCACATTATGCCA AAAACAAAGCAGTTGGAGTTATGAAGCCTGGCCATGTGTTCACCATTGAGCCCATGATATGTGAAG GTGGCTGGCAAGACGAGACGTGGCCTGACGGCTGGACGGCGGTGACCAGAGACGGGAAACGCTCGGCTCAGTTCGAACACACCCTGCTGGTGACAGAGACCGGCTGTGAGATCCTCACCCGCCGCCTCGAGGACAACGGTCGCGCTCATTTCCTGACTCAAAT TCACCATTTACCTTGA